One Fusarium poae strain DAOMC 252244 chromosome 4, whole genome shotgun sequence DNA window includes the following coding sequences:
- the CNB1 gene encoding Calcineurin subunit B (BUSCO:50708at5125): protein MGNTTSAVLDNLVQGSNFDREEVDRLRKRFMKLDKDNSGTIERDEFLSLPQISSNPLATRMIAIFDEDGGGDVDFQEFVTGLSAFSSKGNKEQKLQFAFKVYDIDRDGYISNGELFIVLKMMVGSNLKDQQLQQIVDKTIMEADLDKDGKISFEEFTKMVESTDISMSMTVDQF from the exons ATGGGTAACACCACCAGCGCAGTACTGGACAACCTCGTCCAAGGATCCAACT TCGACAGAGAAGAAGTCGATCGTCTGCGAAAGCGATTCATGAAACTGGACAAG GATAACTCCGGTACGATCGAGCGCGATGAATTCCTCAGTCTTCCTCAGATCTCTTCCAACCCTCTGGCAACACG AATGATTGCCATctttgatgaagatggtggtggtgacgtCGATTTTCAAGAGTTCGTCACAGGTCTTTCGGCGTTCAGCAGTAAGGGAAATAAGGAACAGAAGCTCCAATTTGCCTTCAAGGTCTACGACATTGACCGCGATGGATACATCAGCAACGGAGAGCTTTTCATTGTCCTCAAGATGATGGTTGGCAGCAACCTTAAGGACCAGCAGCTGCAGCAGATCGTGGACAAGACCATCATGGAGGCCGATCTCGACAAGGATGGCAAGATTAGTTTTGAGGAGTTCACCAAGATGGTAGAATCTACCGATATTAGCATGAGCATGACTGTTG ACCAGTTCTGA